In Musa acuminata AAA Group cultivar baxijiao chromosome BXJ2-10, Cavendish_Baxijiao_AAA, whole genome shotgun sequence, a genomic segment contains:
- the LOC135625319 gene encoding transcription initiation factor IIB-like isoform X1, translating to MACRPHLNPVLCKERRLSMGDGFCPDCKRSTEEVFDHSSGDTVCSECGLVLEAHSIDETSEWRTFANESGDNDPVRVGGPANPFLSDGGLSTVISTPKGAQGDFLSSSLGRWHNRASNSDRSLILAFKAIATMADRLGLVATIKDRANEIYKKVEDLKSVRGRNQEAILAACLYISCRQEDKPRTVKEICSVANGATKKDIGRAKEFIVKQLEVEMGKSMEMGTINAGDFLRRFCSHLGMTNQEVKAAQEAVQKSDELDIREMCRRSPISIAAAVIYMITQLSDDKKQIKDISLATGVAEGTIRNAYKDLHPYASRIIPTSFSKEEDLKKLCCP from the exons ATGGCGTGTAGGCCTCACCTGAATCCCGTTCTCTGCAAGGAGAGACGACTCTCCATGGGGGACGGCTTCTGCCCCGACTGCAAGCGGTCGACGGAGGAGGTGTTCGACCACTCGTCGGGGGACACGGTGTGCTCCGAGTGCGGGCTGGTGCTGGAGGCGCACTCCATCGACGAGACCTCCGAGTGGCGCACCTTCGCCAACGAGTCCGGAGACAACGACCCCGTCCGCGTCGGCGGCCCCGCCAACCCCTTCCTATCCGACGGCGGCctctccaccgtcatctccacaccTAAAGGTGCCCAGGGCGatttcctctcctcctccctcgGCCGCTGGCACAACCGCGCCTCCAATTCCGACCGGTCCCTCATCCTCGCCTTCAAGGCCATCGCCACCATGGCCGATAG GTTAGGTCTTGTTGCCACTATCAAG GATCGAGCCAATGAGATATATAAGAAAGTCGAAGATCTGAAGTCTGTTAGAGGACGAAATCAAGAGGCAATTTTAGCTGCTTGTCTATACATTTCTTGTCGGCAGGAGGACAAGCCTCGTACCGTAAAAG AGATTTGTTCTGTTGCCAATGGAGCTACAAAGAAGGACATCGGTCGGGCTAAAGAATTTATCGTCAAACAGCTTGAAGTTGAGATGGGAAAATCCATGGAGATGGGCACAATAAACGCAGGAGATTTCTTG AGACGTTTCTGTTCGCATCTTGGCATGACAAACCAAGAAGTTAAAGCAGCTCAAGAAGCAGTTCAAAAGTCAGACGAACTCGACATACG TGAAATGTGCAGGAGGAGCCCCATATCAATTGCAGCAGCTGTTATCTACATGATAACTCAGCTATCTGATGACAAGAAACAAATCAAAG ACATATCCCTCGCAACCGGTGTGGCAGAAGGCACCATAAGAAACGCCTACAAAGATCTTCATCCTTATGCTTCGAGGATCATTCCCACCTCCTTCTCCAAGGAGGAAGACCTAAAGAAACTTTGCTGCCCGTGA
- the LOC135625319 gene encoding transcription initiation factor IIB-like isoform X2 produces the protein MACRPHLNPVLCKERRLSMGDGFCPDCKRSTEEVFDHSSGDTVCSECGLVLEAHSIDETSEWRTFANESGDNDPVRVGGPANPFLSDGGLSTVISTPKGAQGDFLSSSLGRWHNRASNSDRSLILAFKAIATMADRLGLVATIKDRANEIYKKVEDLKSVRGRNQEAILAACLYISCRQEDKPRTVKEICSVANGATKKDIGRAKEFIVKQLEVEMGKSMEMGTINAGDFLRRFCSHLGMTNQEVKAAQEAVQKSDELDIRRSPISIAAAVIYMITQLSDDKKQIKDISLATGVAEGTIRNAYKDLHPYASRIIPTSFSKEEDLKKLCCP, from the exons ATGGCGTGTAGGCCTCACCTGAATCCCGTTCTCTGCAAGGAGAGACGACTCTCCATGGGGGACGGCTTCTGCCCCGACTGCAAGCGGTCGACGGAGGAGGTGTTCGACCACTCGTCGGGGGACACGGTGTGCTCCGAGTGCGGGCTGGTGCTGGAGGCGCACTCCATCGACGAGACCTCCGAGTGGCGCACCTTCGCCAACGAGTCCGGAGACAACGACCCCGTCCGCGTCGGCGGCCCCGCCAACCCCTTCCTATCCGACGGCGGCctctccaccgtcatctccacaccTAAAGGTGCCCAGGGCGatttcctctcctcctccctcgGCCGCTGGCACAACCGCGCCTCCAATTCCGACCGGTCCCTCATCCTCGCCTTCAAGGCCATCGCCACCATGGCCGATAG GTTAGGTCTTGTTGCCACTATCAAG GATCGAGCCAATGAGATATATAAGAAAGTCGAAGATCTGAAGTCTGTTAGAGGACGAAATCAAGAGGCAATTTTAGCTGCTTGTCTATACATTTCTTGTCGGCAGGAGGACAAGCCTCGTACCGTAAAAG AGATTTGTTCTGTTGCCAATGGAGCTACAAAGAAGGACATCGGTCGGGCTAAAGAATTTATCGTCAAACAGCTTGAAGTTGAGATGGGAAAATCCATGGAGATGGGCACAATAAACGCAGGAGATTTCTTG AGACGTTTCTGTTCGCATCTTGGCATGACAAACCAAGAAGTTAAAGCAGCTCAAGAAGCAGTTCAAAAGTCAGACGAACTCGACATACG GAGGAGCCCCATATCAATTGCAGCAGCTGTTATCTACATGATAACTCAGCTATCTGATGACAAGAAACAAATCAAAG ACATATCCCTCGCAACCGGTGTGGCAGAAGGCACCATAAGAAACGCCTACAAAGATCTTCATCCTTATGCTTCGAGGATCATTCCCACCTCCTTCTCCAAGGAGGAAGACCTAAAGAAACTTTGCTGCCCGTGA
- the LOC135625318 gene encoding patatin-like protein 2 translates to MATTGYLSANPPPALGKLVTVLSIDGGGVRGLIPATLLAFLESKLQELDGADARIADYFDVIAGTSTGGLVTAMLTAPDKDKRPLFTAKQIIQFYLDNCPKIFPRKKAGLLNPLLNLFGAVTGPKYDGKYLHSKVQQLLGDTKLSQTLTNVVIPTFDIKFLQPIIFSTFETKSTPLKDALLSDVCVSTSAAPTYLPGHCFETKDDEGSTREFNLIDGGVAANNPTLTAMNQVTKEIFMENADFFPIKPVDYGRFLVISLGTGSNKREERFSAEESGKWGLLGWLYNKGTTPIIDIFSQASADMVDIHASVLFQALHSEQHYLRIQEDALVGDTASVDVSTRENLEKLMEVGGNLLKKPVSRVNLENGTFEPCDGEGTNEEALTRFARRLSSERKLRNSKLLL, encoded by the exons ATGGCTACCACCGGTTACCTCAGTGCAAACCCTCCACCTGCTCTGGGAAAGCTGGTCACGGTTCTGAGCATAGATGGAGGCGGCGTGCGTGGGCTGATCCCAGCAACCCTGCTTGCCTTCCTGGAATCCAAGctccaa GAACTCGATGGAGCAGACGCGAGAATAGCAGACTACTTCGACGTGATTGCTGGAACGAGCACCGGAGGACTCGTCACCGCCATGCTCACGGCACCTGATAAGGATAAAAGACCACTTTTTACTGCAAAGCAAATCATTCAGTTCTATCTTGATAATTGCCCAAAGATCTTCCCACGGAAGAA AGCTGGTCTTCTCAATCCACTGCTGAATCTGTTTGGAGCAGTCACCGGACCTAAGTACGATGGCAAGTATCTGCACTCCAAAGTACAGCAACTGCTGGGTGATACGAAGCTTAGTCAAACCCTAACCAACGTAGTCATCCCTACCTTTGACATCAAGTTTCTTCAACCCATCATCTTCTCAACCTTTGAG ACGAAGTCCACGCCATTAAAGGATGCTCTTCTGTCGGATGTTTGCGTTAGCACATCTGCAGCTCCGACGTACCTCCCCGGCCATTGCTTCGAGACCAAAGACGATGAAGGGAGCACTCGGGAGTTCAACCTTATCGATGGTGGTGTGGCAGCAAACAATCCT ACTCTAACTGCGATGAACCAAGTGACGAAGGAGATCTTCATGGAGAATGCTGATTTCTTTCCGATCAAGCCAGTGGACTACGGCAGGTTCCTCGTCATCTCCCTCGGCACCGGGTCGAACAAGCGGGAGGAAAGGTTTAGCGCAGAAGAGAGTGGGAAGTGGGGGTTGCTCGGGTGGCTCTACAACAAGGGCACGACTCCCATCATCGACATCTTCTCTCAGGCGAGCGCAGACATGGTGGACATCCATGCCTCTGTTCTCTTCCAAGCGCTCCATTCCGAGCAGCATTACTTGCGGATTCAG GAGGACGCTCTGGTCGGAGACACGGCGTCGGTGGACGTATCGACGAGGGAGAACTTGGAGAAGCTGATGGAAGTCGGCGGCAACCTCCTCAAGAAGCCGGTGTCGAGGGTGAACCTGGAGAACGGGACCTTCGAGCCATGCGACGGAGAGGGGACAAACGAAGAAGCCCTGACTCGATTCGCTCGCCGGCTTTCCAGCGAACGAAAGCTGAGGAATTCGAAGTTACTGCTCTGA